The sequence TGCCTCCCTCCCGCTGCCCCTCCCTTTTCAAGAGAACTACAGAAACGATCTAGTCTCTAGAGCcgtttttaacctttttaatcTTAATACTGAATGATCATCGAAAGTTAGGTCCATGCATGTCTTGGTCGATGCTAAACGCAGGTCGGATGTCTCGGAACAGGAACAGCACATGTCAAGTGCTTTCTCTTGGCCACTTGGCTTCAACCGTAGGCTTTGTCAAACTCGGCGCACAATCTCGGTTCGACACAGTCTGGTCTCAAAGCCTCTCTCGCTTCCAAGCAGAAGTTTCAACCTGAAACTtatttctttccaaaaaaaaaacaaacaaacaaaccatatCGTTGGCCGATCTCCTCTCGGAGTCCTTTCAGAATGTTTGCAACTGTTGCGTTAACATTAACTGACATCCACTGTTCACATGATTCATAACTTTCTGCTTCAGCTGGGCGACCTGCTCTCGGAGCATGTTGGCCGTGGACGCCAGTTCAGAGTTTTGGGATTTAAGTGTTTTCACCTTGTCTTCCAATCGAGCAATCCTTTCTAGCTTCCTTTTCCTGCACTTGGAGGCAGCAATCCTATTCCTCATGCGTTTCCGTTCCGCTTTAATCCTCTCCTGGGACTCCATGTCAATGGGTGACAGCGGAGGGGTCTCCCCTGGCATTTCAGGGACAGTCTGGGGCTCTTCCTTCAGAGCCTGGAGCCTGGGGTGCTGCACTGAAATTGGTGGGGTACTGTGATGCTGAGGACCAAAGCCCAGGGTATTGCTGCTGAAGGCAGGGGTGGCGTtgatggtagtggtggttgggTTAAAATTGTTCAGGTTGGCGTATACCGGAGGCTCACTGTTTAAAGTGCTGTTGAATCCAGTGCTCCCAGATACGGAAGAAACAGGTGTCAGTCCCGTACTGGTAGGCTGAGGGGCCGAGGTCACGTTCGGCAAAGTGTTCTGGTTGTGCAGCTCGGCTAGCGCCCTTACAAATCCCTCCGCGAAGCCCTCCTGCTCGTCGGTGACATTTTTGGGGCACAGGAACTGGGTCGGTGTCGGGGTTGTGGTGATCATCCCATTGCTGGACTGGATAATGAGCCTTTCCAACTCGGGAGAGGCAAGTTTGAGAAGTCCAACATCTGGAGAGGTGAGGAGGTCGGCAGCCTTGTTCCTCAGGTGAGGCTTTATGGTGCTTGAAGGGTCGGCCAGGTTCAGGGTCATGCTCTGCTTTAAGACCTTGGGGTTGTATCCGTAGCCGGCGGCTTCGGGCTGGATAAAAGCGGTGCTCAGAGCATCGTCGTAGAATGTCGTTTCCATCTTTGCAGTCATAGAACAGACAGCAAGTCCCCGGGAAACGGATTCTTCCTGCGGCGAGTCCGGTCCACAGGGTACTTCTGCAGAAGGGGGACAAATGGGTTAATAACTGACACCCTACGACACTTCTACCCCTCTCCGGCCAGCTATTCCTCTAGCAAACTTTTCTGAATGTTCTGCTCTGCTATGTCAACTACACACTATCTGCCCCTCTCCCTTACTAACTTAATTTGCCCTTCCTCCttcttgttctctctctctatggCATCTCCTTCGCACCCCAAACTGCCCCCCAGCCGACTTCTTATTTACAGCTGTTCTGTCAAACTGCCCCTCCGGAGTCTTCTTCACATCTCAAACTGCCACTCGAAACTCCTTCACGTGTTAAATTCTCCCTCTGCACCTTCCAAGAAATCACAAACTGCCCCTTCTGCCCACTTGCCTGCCCCTCTCGCAACTTTTTTGCCCTTCTCTTTACTTCGCTCACttctttcctctcctttttGCCACTTTGCCACAGTCACTTCTCTTTTGCCACCTGCCCCTGTCCCCACTGCACTTGCCTCAGCTCTTACTTTGTCCTCCGGGTGTGTGAGCTGCGTGGGGAGCGGCTGTCAGAGTACGTGTCCCCGGGAGCCCCGCTCAGTAGCACTGTGCTCCGGCCAGCGTGCAGCTAACACTTATCAGCGAGCTCTCACCCACTAAAAATAGACATGATGTCACCCCCAACGCTGCCTATTGGCGGATGCTGTGGCGGGCGTGATCAGATTTGCAAATGAGCCTCGGTCGCCATGGAGACCGCACTAGAAATTTCTGACTGCCGCGGAGGTTGTCGGGATGAGGTAATGTTGGTCACAGCGCGCGGTGCATTGTGGGCTGACGTATTGCCGCTGGGGGTGTCGCTCCCCGCTTTGCTCGCCGGGACGTGTTTTTGATGTGGGTTCCCGCGAAGGGCTGGATTTCCCGCCACCTGCACCCCGCACTACGGTCTCGGGGGGGGTCTCCGGAGGGACTAGGGCAAGGGGTTAGTTTTAGTTTGTACAGTAGCTTTCCGATATGACATGTGGCTGCTGCGCCCCCTGCAGGCGGGGGCATTAGTCCGGGCCTAGCTGTATTAAGACGTCACTTAGACCTCAGCTACTGCTGAACATCTTCCCAATCACTGCCTGTCACTGACTTTTTCAGTGGGCCTCAGCTGCTTCTCATCCTCTTTGCAGGATTAGCTGTCCCTGTCAGTCGTCTCTATGAGACCTCAGCTGCTGCTGAGCCTCTTCATTCATAGCTGCCACTCTAACGTCTTTAGTAGACTGCAGCTGCTGCCGAACATCTTTGCGAGATTAGCCGTCATTATCCGGCATTTTCTGTTTACTTCAACTTTGCGAGATTTACAGTCGCTTTCGGGCAACTCAAACGGACC is a genomic window of Spea bombifrons isolate aSpeBom1 chromosome 6, aSpeBom1.2.pri, whole genome shotgun sequence containing:
- the JUN gene encoding transcription factor Jun, producing the protein MTAKMETTFYDDALSTAFIQPEAAGYGYNPKVLKQSMTLNLADPSSTIKPHLRNKAADLLTSPDVGLLKLASPELERLIIQSSNGMITTTPTPTQFLCPKNVTDEQEGFAEGFVRALAELHNQNTLPNVTSAPQPTSTGLTPVSSVSGSTGFNSTLNSEPPVYANLNNFNPTTTTINATPAFSSNTLGFGPQHHSTPPISVQHPRLQALKEEPQTVPEMPGETPPLSPIDMESQERIKAERKRMRNRIAASKCRKRKLERIARLEDKVKTLKSQNSELASTANMLREQVAQLKQKVMNHVNSGCQLMLTQQLQTF